A DNA window from Streptomyces bacillaris contains the following coding sequences:
- a CDS encoding S41 family peptidase, whose translation MSDDVAYLRFPHLHQDMLCFAAEDDLWVAPLAPAGHRPGRAWRVTVDRTRVSHPRFSPDGTSIAYTTWRTLDPEIHLAPVDGGPARRLTYWGSTDARVCGWTPDPPDATQILAVSSHNQPFSYFSWAYSVPTDGGPGGRLPWGPVSDIAVADLDGERRTLLLTGTPPHEPAAWKRYRGGAMGRLWLHGERLLPDIDGHLASPMFVGRRIAFLSDHEGVGNLYSCRTDGTDLRRHTDHDAFYARHASSDGHRVVYQCAGDLWLVEDLESPDATPRKLEVRLGGPRTGRRCHQVPAASNVDSLSVDETGRASAVTVRGSLYWLTHRDGPARTISDTPGVRVRLPEMLGSGGRVAYVTDADGEDAVEIAYLPRASGDRAPRRLASGQLGRVQEMVSDPDGERLAIASNDGRLLLLDTGEPEETGAAATTGAADGAEMAEVTEETEEIRERPRTGSTRADLYAATGAAVPESITAPVDEHPGLTELIRSVNGPVRDLAFSPDGDWLTWSHPGIGRSLRQIKLARISGPGAPVIVDVTNGRFEDENPVFTEDGRYLAFLSWRGFDPVYDVHTGDLSFPLGCRPYLVPLSSATPSPFALSPDGRPAAGGLDPIDVPEAGSTGEGSTVMVEFEGLESRVTPFPVSASKYSALHPVSGGGLVWLRWPISGALGETFANPADMSGRPTLEHFNIAKARKTELVDHLDWFAVSGDCSRLVVMDDGELRAVPATEPGDGDSTVYLDLRRILHEVDPGAEWRQAYGEAGRIIRSYFWEPDMCGIDWDGVLDQYRPLIERVASPDEFADLLREVLGELGTSHAYVSPARRNEGPPHYQRAIGLLGANLVCREGSWVVQRILPGDSSDSKARSPLAGTGIREGAVLTHVDGRPVDPVTGPYPLLTAAGGTTVELTFTPAGGGPSRRVAILPLVDERPLRYQDWVAKRRDVVRELSGGKCGYLHIPDMGGSGWAQFNRDLRLEVSRPALIVDVRGNAGGHISELVVEKLTRKILGWDLTRNAQAVSYASNAPRGPVVALADEATSSDGDMITAAFRLLKLGPVVGQRTWGGVVGMTGRHRLGDGTVITVPMNAAWFDTYGWSVENHGVEPDVKALRTPLDWAEGRYAVLDDAVRVALDLLAAHPASTPPTYDTAPNLRRPPLPPRRS comes from the coding sequence GTGAGTGACGACGTCGCGTATCTCCGGTTCCCGCACCTCCACCAGGACATGCTCTGCTTCGCCGCCGAGGACGATCTCTGGGTCGCCCCCCTCGCCCCGGCGGGCCACCGGCCGGGGCGGGCCTGGCGGGTGACCGTCGACCGGACCCGGGTCAGCCACCCCCGCTTCTCGCCCGACGGCACCTCCATCGCCTACACGACCTGGCGCACGCTCGACCCCGAGATCCACCTCGCCCCGGTCGACGGCGGCCCGGCCCGCCGGCTCACCTACTGGGGCTCGACCGACGCCCGGGTCTGCGGCTGGACCCCCGATCCGCCCGACGCCACGCAGATCCTCGCCGTCTCCTCGCACAACCAGCCGTTCTCGTACTTCTCCTGGGCCTACAGCGTCCCCACCGACGGCGGCCCCGGCGGGCGGCTCCCCTGGGGCCCGGTCTCCGACATCGCGGTGGCCGACCTGGACGGCGAGCGCCGCACCCTGCTCCTCACCGGCACGCCCCCGCACGAACCGGCCGCCTGGAAGCGGTACCGGGGCGGGGCCATGGGCCGCCTCTGGCTGCACGGGGAGCGGCTGCTGCCGGACATCGACGGGCACCTGGCCTCCCCGATGTTCGTGGGGCGCCGGATCGCGTTCCTCTCCGACCACGAGGGCGTCGGCAACCTCTACTCCTGCCGGACCGACGGCACGGACCTGCGCCGCCACACCGACCACGACGCGTTCTACGCCCGGCACGCCTCCAGCGACGGCCACCGGGTCGTCTACCAGTGCGCCGGAGACCTCTGGCTGGTGGAGGACCTGGAGTCGCCGGACGCCACCCCGCGCAAGCTGGAGGTACGGCTCGGCGGGCCGCGCACCGGCCGCCGCTGCCACCAGGTGCCCGCCGCCAGCAACGTCGACTCGCTCTCGGTCGACGAGACGGGCCGGGCCAGCGCCGTCACCGTACGCGGCAGCCTCTACTGGCTCACCCACCGCGACGGCCCCGCCCGCACCATCAGCGACACCCCCGGGGTGCGGGTGCGGCTGCCGGAGATGCTGGGGAGCGGGGGCCGGGTCGCGTACGTCACCGACGCGGACGGCGAGGACGCGGTGGAGATCGCCTACCTCCCGCGCGCCAGCGGCGACCGGGCCCCGCGCCGGCTCGCCTCGGGGCAGCTGGGCCGCGTACAGGAGATGGTCTCCGACCCGGACGGGGAGCGGCTGGCCATCGCGTCGAACGACGGCAGGCTGCTGCTCCTGGACACGGGGGAGCCGGAGGAGACGGGGGCGGCCGCGACGACAGGGGCGGCCGACGGGGCCGAGATGGCTGAGGTGACCGAGGAGACCGAGGAGATCCGGGAGCGCCCCCGTACCGGCTCCACCCGGGCCGACCTCTACGCGGCCACGGGCGCCGCCGTCCCCGAGAGCATCACGGCGCCCGTCGACGAGCACCCCGGCCTCACCGAGCTGATCCGCTCGGTCAACGGCCCGGTCCGCGATCTGGCGTTCTCGCCCGACGGCGACTGGCTGACCTGGTCGCACCCGGGGATCGGCCGCTCGCTGCGCCAGATCAAGCTGGCCCGGATCTCCGGCCCCGGCGCCCCGGTGATCGTGGACGTGACCAACGGCCGCTTCGAGGACGAGAACCCGGTCTTCACGGAGGACGGCCGCTATCTGGCTTTCCTCTCCTGGCGGGGCTTCGACCCGGTGTACGACGTCCACACCGGGGACCTCTCCTTCCCGCTGGGCTGCCGCCCGTATCTGGTCCCGCTCTCCTCGGCGACCCCGTCCCCCTTCGCGCTCTCACCGGACGGGCGCCCGGCGGCGGGTGGCCTGGACCCGATAGACGTTCCGGAAGCGGGGAGTACGGGTGAAGGCTCCACGGTCATGGTGGAGTTCGAGGGCCTGGAGAGCCGGGTGACGCCGTTCCCGGTCTCCGCCTCCAAGTACTCGGCGCTGCACCCGGTGAGCGGCGGCGGTCTTGTCTGGCTGCGCTGGCCGATCTCGGGGGCGCTGGGCGAGACGTTCGCCAACCCGGCCGACATGTCGGGGCGGCCGACGCTGGAGCACTTCAACATCGCGAAGGCCCGGAAGACCGAACTGGTCGACCACCTCGACTGGTTCGCGGTCAGCGGCGACTGTTCGCGCCTGGTCGTGATGGACGACGGCGAGCTGCGGGCCGTCCCCGCCACCGAGCCGGGCGACGGCGACTCCACGGTCTACCTGGACCTGCGCCGCATCCTGCACGAGGTGGACCCGGGGGCGGAGTGGCGGCAGGCGTACGGGGAGGCGGGCCGGATCATCCGCTCCTACTTCTGGGAGCCGGACATGTGCGGCATCGACTGGGACGGCGTACTGGACCAGTACCGCCCGCTGATCGAACGGGTCGCCTCCCCCGACGAGTTCGCGGACCTGCTGCGCGAGGTGCTGGGCGAGCTGGGCACCTCGCACGCGTACGTCTCCCCCGCCCGCCGTAACGAGGGCCCGCCGCACTACCAGCGGGCGATCGGCCTGCTGGGCGCCAACCTGGTCTGCCGGGAAGGGTCTTGGGTGGTCCAGCGCATCCTCCCCGGCGACTCGTCCGACTCCAAGGCCCGCTCCCCGCTGGCCGGTACGGGCATCCGCGAGGGCGCGGTCCTGACGCATGTGGACGGCCGCCCGGTGGACCCGGTGACGGGCCCGTACCCGCTGCTGACGGCGGCCGGGGGCACCACGGTGGAGCTGACGTTCACCCCCGCGGGAGGCGGCCCGTCCCGCCGGGTGGCGATCCTTCCCCTGGTCGACGAGCGCCCGCTGCGCTACCAGGACTGGGTGGCCAAACGGCGTGACGTCGTACGGGAGTTGAGCGGCGGCAAGTGCGGCTATCTGCATATCCCGGACATGGGCGGCTCGGGCTGGGCCCAGTTCAACCGCGACCTGCGCCTGGAGGTCTCCCGGCCCGCGCTGATCGTGGACGTACGGGGCAACGCGGGCGGCCACATCAGCGAGCTGGTGGTGGAGAAGCTCACCCGCAAGATCCTCGGCTGGGACCTGACCCGTAACGCCCAGGCGGTGAGCTACGCCTCCAACGCCCCGCGCGGCCCGGTCGTCGCCCTGGCCGACGAGGCGACCTCCTCCGACGGCGACATGATCACCGCGGCGTTCCGGCTGCTGAAACTGGGCCCGGTGGTGGGCCAGCGGACGTGGGGCGGGGTGGTCGGCATGACCGGCCGCCACCGGCTGGGCGACGGCACGGTGATCACGGTCCCGATGAACGCGGCCTGGTTCGACACCTACGGCTGGTCGGTGGAGAACCACGGCGTGGAACCGGACGTGAAGGCCCTGCGCACCCCCCTGGACTGGGCGGAGGGCCGCTACGCCGTCCTCGACGACGCGGTCCGGGTCGCCCTGGACCTCCTCGCCGCCCACCCGGCCTCGACCCCACCCACGTACGACACCGCCCCGAACCTGCGCCGGCCGCCACTGCCGCCGAGGAGGTCCTGA
- a CDS encoding TetR/AcrR family transcriptional regulator has translation MARTRLTPEREGELYEAVLDLLREVGYDALTMDAIAARTRSSKATLYRQWGSKPELVAKALRHNKPGDLSDIDTGSLRGDFHTVLSRTDDCQMEKDAALMRGLSHAVHEYPELLQALRELLIEPEMNGFDEMLQRAVARGELRADNPALKYIPHMLIGALAARQLIEDRPVDRAFLTDYVDSVVLPALGV, from the coding sequence ATGGCACGCACCAGGCTGACACCCGAGCGTGAGGGCGAGCTGTACGAGGCCGTCCTCGATCTGCTCCGCGAGGTCGGCTACGACGCCCTGACCATGGACGCCATCGCCGCCCGCACCCGGTCGAGCAAGGCCACCCTCTACCGCCAGTGGGGCTCCAAGCCCGAGCTGGTCGCCAAGGCGCTCCGGCACAACAAGCCGGGAGACCTCTCCGACATCGACACCGGCTCGCTGCGCGGCGACTTCCACACCGTGCTGAGCCGGACCGACGACTGCCAGATGGAGAAGGACGCCGCGCTGATGCGGGGTCTGAGCCATGCCGTCCACGAGTACCCCGAGCTGCTCCAGGCCCTGCGCGAGCTTCTGATCGAACCGGAGATGAACGGGTTCGACGAGATGCTCCAGCGGGCGGTGGCCCGGGGCGAACTGCGCGCGGACAACCCGGCGCTGAAGTACATCCCGCACATGCTGATCGGCGCGCTGGCCGCCCGGCAGCTGATCGAGGACCGCCCGGTCGACCGGGCGTTCCTCACCGACTACGTGGACTCCGTGGTGCTCCCCGCCCTCGGCGTCTGA
- a CDS encoding glycosyltransferase family 39 protein — protein sequence MFTARTVRLLVPSAAALWTSALGLWGLSRQNSVWRDEAATWQVARRSTAEIVQLLGNVDVVHGLYYLLMHGLFELFGPGTTVLRLPSVVATAVAAACVAALGHRLAGPWAGLGGGVALGLLPAVQFYLQEGRPYALVAAGAGVSTLLLVTLLEGRGRAVHWIAYSGTVALCGLLNWLSLMILPAHLLTLLLSGRNGRGGRGGRSGHDLGGPGEPGEPGESREPGGRGGSGGSAGLGKRWAAAAVAAVACVLPLVLFSRSQSAQVSWIPPLTWHMLIGPAVLLAVGGAGALLDRRSPHRPDGPSAAAVGLPLLVVPHLGLAGLSLIQPLFLDRYVLFSLLGLALLIGAAIGVAVRTVSRRLPRAGWWLLPAIVAVAAVALLPQALAKRSPASRVDDVLAAADDVRRLKRPGDAVLFFPSARRDTRLVSPDAFSGLEDIALARTPERSGTLKGVEAEPARIRAAMLTHRRILLVTDAPAVSRPPATERDRMKRSVLRNHFRIVTDTQTRGRRVTLYERRTTPR from the coding sequence GTGTTCACAGCTCGCACTGTCCGTCTCCTCGTCCCGTCGGCAGCGGCGCTCTGGACCTCCGCCCTCGGCCTGTGGGGGCTCTCGCGGCAGAACAGCGTGTGGCGGGACGAGGCGGCGACCTGGCAGGTGGCCCGGCGCTCCACGGCCGAGATCGTGCAACTGCTCGGCAACGTCGATGTCGTGCACGGGCTCTACTACCTGCTGATGCACGGCCTGTTCGAGCTGTTCGGCCCCGGCACCACCGTGCTGCGGCTGCCCTCGGTGGTGGCCACGGCGGTGGCCGCCGCCTGCGTGGCGGCCCTCGGCCACCGGCTGGCGGGCCCATGGGCCGGGCTGGGCGGCGGAGTGGCCCTGGGGCTGCTGCCGGCCGTGCAGTTCTACCTCCAGGAGGGGCGGCCGTACGCGTTGGTGGCGGCCGGGGCCGGAGTCTCCACGCTGCTCCTGGTCACCCTGCTGGAGGGGCGGGGGAGGGCGGTGCACTGGATCGCGTACAGCGGGACGGTCGCGCTGTGCGGCCTGCTGAACTGGCTCTCGCTCATGATCCTCCCGGCCCATCTGCTGACGCTGCTGCTCAGCGGGAGGAACGGCCGGGGCGGCCGGGGCGGCCGGAGCGGCCACGATCTCGGCGGACCAGGAGAACCCGGAGAACCCGGAGAATCCAGAGAACCCGGCGGACGCGGCGGGTCCGGTGGGTCCGCCGGACTCGGGAAACGCTGGGCGGCCGCCGCCGTGGCCGCCGTGGCCTGTGTGCTCCCGCTGGTCCTGTTCAGCCGGAGCCAGTCCGCGCAGGTGTCGTGGATACCGCCGCTGACCTGGCACATGCTGATCGGCCCGGCGGTCCTGCTGGCCGTCGGCGGGGCGGGCGCACTGCTGGACCGACGGTCCCCGCACCGGCCGGACGGCCCCTCGGCGGCGGCCGTCGGACTGCCGCTGCTCGTGGTGCCCCACCTCGGCCTCGCCGGACTCTCCCTGATCCAGCCGCTGTTCCTGGACCGGTACGTCCTCTTCAGCCTGCTGGGCCTGGCGCTGCTGATCGGCGCGGCGATCGGGGTGGCGGTCCGGACGGTGTCACGGCGGCTCCCGCGAGCGGGCTGGTGGCTCCTTCCGGCGATCGTCGCCGTGGCGGCGGTGGCCCTGCTCCCGCAGGCGCTCGCCAAGCGCTCCCCGGCGAGCCGGGTCGACGACGTCCTCGCGGCGGCCGACGACGTACGACGGCTGAAGCGGCCCGGGGACGCGGTGCTCTTCTTCCCGTCGGCCCGGCGCGACACCCGGCTGGTCTCCCCGGACGCCTTCTCCGGCCTGGAGGACATAGCGCTGGCCCGCACCCCGGAGCGGTCCGGCACCTTGAAGGGCGTGGAGGCCGAACCGGCCCGCATACGGGCGGCGATGCTCACCCACCGCCGCATCCTCCTGGTGACGGACGCTCCCGCCGTCTCCCGCCCGCCCGCCACCGAACGGGACCGGATGAAGCGCTCCGTCCTGCGCAACCACTTCAGGATCGTCACCGACACCCAGACCCGCGGCCGCCGGGTGACCCTCTACGAGCGCCGTACGACGCCTCGTTGA
- a CDS encoding MMPL family transporter — MATFLYKLGRLTFRRRRFVALIWVALLALAGFGAASASTATSSSFSIPGTEAQRAFDLLEQRFPGASADGATARVVFKAPEGEKVTDAANKGEITGIVKELRSGSDQVAQVADPFEAQAVSQDGSTAYISVSYKVNSMELTDQTRDALEEAGKDAQGSGMKVEIGGDALQVMPHTGTAEIIGVVIAAIVLVITFGSLIAAGLPLVTALIGVGIGVSLITALANVLDLGSTTPILASMIGLAVGIDYALFIVSRYRAELADGREREDAAGRAVGTAGSAVVFAGLTVVIALVGLAVVNIPMLTKMGFAAAGTVAIAVVIALTLVPALLGFAGKRVMGRKARKGAEAAESTDAKGAKTPSLDKAEDTAKAKDTAKGADAKPNMGTRWARFVLRRPVWVMLVGILGLGVIAVPAASLEMGLPDDGAQPKSTTQRQAYDMLSDGFGPGFNGPLMVVMDGKDSSDPKAAAERVSKEIESIGVVAVTPARFNKAGDTAMITVIPKDRPSSHATEEVVHDIRDAGRDIKADTGAEVLVTGATAMNIDFSQKMNDALVPYLALVVGLAFLLLMLVFRSILVPLKAALGFLLSVIAALGAVVAVFQWGWLGSLFGVEQTGPIMSMMPIFMVGVVFGLAMDYEVFLVTRMREAYVHGESPGQAIVTGFQHGARVVTAAAVIMMAVFAGFIGSSEQMVKMIGFSLAVAVLFDAFVVRMAIVPAVLALLGRKAWWLPRWLDRALPNVDVEGEKLQKQLTEGPAASGSDSGSDSDGGDGHGGERELVRV, encoded by the coding sequence GTGGCCACTTTCCTCTACAAGCTCGGACGGCTCACCTTCCGCCGCCGCCGCTTCGTCGCCCTGATCTGGGTGGCGCTGCTGGCGCTCGCCGGATTCGGTGCGGCCTCCGCGTCCACCGCGACCTCCAGTTCCTTCTCCATCCCCGGTACGGAGGCGCAGCGCGCCTTCGACCTGCTGGAACAGCGCTTCCCCGGTGCCAGTGCCGACGGGGCCACCGCCCGGGTCGTCTTCAAGGCGCCCGAGGGCGAGAAGGTCACCGACGCCGCCAACAAGGGCGAGATCACCGGCATCGTGAAGGAGCTGCGCTCCGGCTCCGACCAGGTCGCCCAGGTGGCCGACCCGTTCGAGGCGCAGGCGGTGAGCCAGGACGGTTCGACCGCGTACATCTCGGTGAGCTACAAGGTCAACTCCATGGAGCTGACCGACCAGACCCGGGACGCCCTGGAAGAGGCGGGCAAGGACGCGCAGGGCAGCGGGATGAAGGTGGAGATCGGCGGTGACGCGCTCCAGGTCATGCCGCACACCGGGACCGCCGAGATCATCGGGGTCGTCATCGCGGCGATCGTCCTGGTCATCACCTTCGGCTCGCTGATCGCCGCCGGACTGCCGCTGGTCACCGCGCTCATCGGCGTCGGCATCGGGGTCTCGCTCATCACGGCCCTGGCCAATGTGCTGGACCTGGGCTCCACCACCCCGATCCTCGCCTCGATGATCGGCCTCGCGGTCGGCATCGACTACGCCCTCTTCATCGTCTCCCGCTACCGCGCCGAGCTGGCCGACGGCCGCGAGCGCGAGGACGCGGCCGGGCGGGCCGTCGGCACCGCCGGGTCGGCCGTCGTCTTCGCCGGTCTGACCGTGGTCATCGCGCTGGTGGGCCTCGCCGTCGTCAACATCCCGATGCTGACGAAGATGGGCTTCGCCGCCGCCGGTACGGTCGCCATCGCCGTGGTCATCGCCCTCACCCTCGTCCCGGCCCTGCTGGGCTTCGCGGGCAAGCGGGTCATGGGCCGCAAGGCCCGTAAGGGCGCGGAGGCGGCGGAGAGCACCGACGCCAAGGGCGCGAAGACGCCCAGCCTCGACAAGGCCGAGGACACGGCCAAGGCCAAGGACACGGCCAAGGGCGCCGACGCCAAGCCCAACATGGGCACCCGCTGGGCCCGGTTCGTGCTGCGCAGGCCGGTCTGGGTGATGCTGGTCGGCATCCTCGGCCTCGGCGTCATCGCCGTACCCGCCGCGTCCCTGGAGATGGGCCTGCCCGACGACGGCGCCCAGCCGAAGTCCACCACGCAGCGCCAGGCGTACGACATGCTCTCCGACGGCTTCGGCCCCGGCTTCAACGGGCCGCTGATGGTCGTCATGGACGGCAAGGACAGCTCCGACCCGAAGGCCGCGGCCGAGCGGGTCTCCAAGGAGATCGAGTCCATCGGCGTCGTCGCCGTCACCCCGGCCCGGTTCAACAAGGCCGGCGACACCGCGATGATCACCGTCATCCCGAAGGACCGGCCGTCCTCCCACGCCACCGAGGAGGTCGTCCACGACATCCGTGACGCGGGCAGGGACATCAAGGCCGACACCGGGGCCGAGGTCCTGGTCACCGGTGCCACCGCGATGAACATCGACTTCTCGCAGAAGATGAACGACGCCCTGGTGCCCTACCTGGCGCTCGTCGTCGGCCTCGCGTTCCTGCTGCTGATGCTGGTGTTCCGCTCGATCCTCGTCCCGCTGAAGGCGGCCCTCGGCTTCCTGCTCTCGGTCATCGCGGCCCTCGGCGCGGTCGTCGCGGTCTTCCAGTGGGGCTGGCTCGGCTCGCTCTTCGGGGTCGAGCAGACCGGTCCGATCATGAGCATGATGCCGATCTTCATGGTCGGTGTGGTCTTCGGCCTCGCGATGGACTACGAGGTCTTCCTCGTCACCCGGATGCGCGAGGCGTACGTCCACGGCGAGAGCCCCGGCCAGGCCATCGTGACCGGCTTCCAGCACGGCGCCCGGGTGGTCACGGCTGCGGCCGTGATCATGATGGCGGTCTTCGCGGGCTTCATCGGCTCCAGCGAGCAGATGGTCAAGATGATCGGCTTCTCGCTCGCGGTCGCGGTCCTCTTCGACGCCTTCGTGGTGCGCATGGCGATCGTGCCGGCCGTCCTGGCCCTGCTGGGCCGGAAGGCCTGGTGGCTGCCGCGCTGGCTGGACCGGGCGTTGCCCAACGTGGACGTGGAGGGCGAGAAGCTGCAGAAGCAGCTGACGGAGGGGCCTGCCGCGTCCGGCTCGGACTCCGGTTCCGACTCCGACGGCGGGGACGGACACGGCGGCGAGCGCGAGCTCGTACGCGTCTGA
- a CDS encoding SsgA family sporulation/cell division regulator, protein MSPVIEEHARARLITDGPLTRPVPVDLRYDAADDPRTVHIGLPDGTDWAFGRDLLERGLRTPIERGAVRVWPCGRTQLIVELHSTDGVEVFQFEIRTLIRFLARTRAQAPAASAANAAPSSDGSPEKRPSRTRPGPKEAQPDPKGAQPARG, encoded by the coding sequence ATGTCCCCTGTGATCGAAGAACATGCACGCGCCCGGCTCATCACCGATGGCCCTCTGACCCGTCCGGTCCCCGTCGACCTGCGCTACGACGCGGCCGACGACCCCCGCACCGTCCACATCGGACTGCCCGACGGCACCGACTGGGCGTTCGGCCGCGATCTGCTGGAGCGCGGGCTGCGCACCCCGATCGAGCGCGGGGCCGTCCGCGTCTGGCCCTGCGGCCGGACCCAGCTGATCGTGGAGCTGCACTCGACGGACGGGGTGGAGGTGTTCCAGTTCGAGATCAGGACGCTGATCCGCTTCCTGGCCCGCACCCGCGCACAGGCCCCGGCGGCGAGCGCGGCCAACGCAGCGCCGTCCTCCGACGGGAGCCCGGAGAAACGGCCCTCCCGCACCCGCCCGGGACCGAAGGAAGCCCAGCCGGACCCCAAGGGCGCCCAGCCCGCCCGCGGTTGA